The Euphorbia lathyris chromosome 8, ddEupLath1.1, whole genome shotgun sequence genome has a window encoding:
- the LOC136202309 gene encoding CBL-interacting serine/threonine-protein kinase 21 translates to MGYANNIGKYHLGRTIGEGTFAKVKLAVNSITNNYVAIKIIDKQMVVESNLKSQVAREIRTMKLLHHPNIVRIHEVIGTKTKIYIVMEYISGGQLSDKLSYSKKLNESEARKVFQQLIDSVDYCHNRGVYHRDLKPENLLLDGKGNLKVSDFGLSALQKHGDILKTACGSPCYVAPELLANKGYDGAAADIWSCGVILFELLAGFLPFDDRNLMVVYKKISHAEYTCPKWFTGSQKKLISRIFDPNPKTRITIAEITEDAWFQTDYVPSYGFECNERIYLDDVNAAFDASEDDATETKMPKSSTFINAFQLIAMSHDLDLSGLFEEQAKKKQKTSLGSKHTLDETIKKIEAAAMDVSLSVERMNNFKMRMHPKQKMTRCTRSYYDISAEVTEVTPTNCVVEISKSAGELRSYKEFCKSLSSLLTEKSSELLLMPESKGIRSKDIQETGSSEKPNEIEQIDSRGYTSS, encoded by the exons ATGGGATATGCAAACAACATAGGGAAGTACCATCTTGGAAGAACAATTGGAGAAGGAACATTTGCGAAAGTTAAACTAGCAGTAAACAGCAtcacaaacaactatgttgCAATCAAAATCATTGACAAGCAAATGGTTGTAGAAAGCAATCTCAAGTCTCAG GTAGCAAGGGAAATAAGAACTATGAAGCTCTTACATCACCCCAATATCGTCCGGATACATGAG GTTATTGGCACAaaaaccaaaatttatatagtaatgGAATATATATCAGGAGGGCAGCTATCAGACAAGTTG TCTTATTCAAAGAAATTAAACGAATCTGAGGCAAGAAAAGTTTTCCAGCAATTGATTGATTCGGTGGACTATTGTCATAACAGAGGAGTTTATCACAGAGATTTAAAG CCAGAAAACTTGCTTTTGGATGGAAAAGGAAATCTTAAAGTATCCGATTTCGGTCTGAGTGCATTGCAAAAG CATGGTGACATTCTAAAGACAGCCTGTGGTTCTCCATGCTATGTAGCACCTGAG CTTCTTGCAAATAAAGGTTATGATGGAGCAGCAGCAGATATTTGGTCCTGTGGAGTAATCCTTTTTGAGCTGCTTGCCGGGTTTCTACCTTTTGATGACCGTAATCTTATGGTTGTATATAAGAAG ATATCTCATGCAGAATACACATGTCCAAAATGGTTTACTGGAAGTCAAAAGAAGCTAATATCAAGGATATTTGATCCAAACCCCAAAACG CGAATAACAATTGCAGAGATCACTGAAGACGCATGGTTTCAGACAGATTACGTGCCTTCTTATGGATTTGAATGCAATGAAAGAATTTACTTGGATGATGTTAATGCTGCATTTGATGCATCTGAG GATGATGCCACAGAGACAAAAATGCCCAAATCCTCGACTTTCATAAATGCATTCCAGTTGATAGCAATGTCACATGACCTCGATTTATCAGGTCTCTTCGAAGAACAGGCAA AGAAGAAACAGAAAACAAGTTTAGGATCCAAGCATACATTAGatgaaactataaaaaaaatagaagctGCTGCCATGGATGTAAGCCTGTCAGTTGAAAGGATGAACAACTTCAAG ATGAGAATGCATCCAAAACAGAAGATGACTAGATGCACTAGATCATATTATGATATATCAGCAGAG GTAACTGAAGTTACTCCCACCAATTGTGTTGTAGAAATATCAAAATCAGCAGGAGAGCTAAGATCGTACAAAGAG TTCTGCAAAAGCTTATCGAGCTTACTAACAGAGAAATCAAGTGAGTTGTTGTTAATGCCAGAGTCAAAAGGCATTAGAAGCAAAGATATCCAAGAAACAGGAAG CTCTGAGAAGCCAAATGAAATAGAGCAAATTGACTCTCGTGGCTACACGTCCTCATGA
- the LOC136202310 gene encoding uncharacterized protein yields the protein MISTTSLVPFPKRVSVFNSTTCFSIRLFSSIPSGFGSGLSFRSNRTSSPAAPAPGQWKMGCMKNIGINFFTGSNAKVVKVEVDSGGEDVFDAAAAEARVPPDHLVIMVNGIIGSSADWKYAAEQFVRQLPDKVIVHRSECNYSKLTFDGVDLMGERLAKEVLAVVKNKPQVQRISFVAHSLGGLVARYAVARLYQESQKLDLSSSSGKSLSKENLNSVPSHDQPSEARIAGLEPMNFITVATPHLGSRGNKQLPFLCGLPFLERRASQTAHLIVGRTGNHLFLTDTDNGKPPLLLQMVNDSDDLRFISALRAFKRRVAYANANFDHMVGWRTSSIRRQNELPKPNLLVTDEKYPHIVYVEQQQMESACNRTSTVIRDQAIDLEEEMIKGLTQVRWERVDVSFHKSRQRYIAHSTIQVKTYWFNSDGADVVFHMIDNFLL from the exons ATGATCTCCACTACTTCTTTGGTCCCATTCCCGAAGCGCGTGTCAGTTTTCAATTCCACTACTTGTTTTTCGATTCGCTTGTTCTCTTCTATTCCTTCAGGATTCGGATCAGGATTGAGTTTCCGAAGCAACCGTACTTCGTCTCCGGCGGCGCCGGCGCCCGGCCAGTGGAAGATGGGGTGTATGAAGAATATCGGTATTAATTTTTTCACTGGAAGTAATGCTAAAGTCGTGAAGGTTGAGGTTGATAGTGGCGGGGAAGATGTTTTTGATGCGGCGGCTGCTGAGGCAAGGGTTCCCCCTGATCATCTCGTCATCATGGTTAATGGGATCATAGGGAG TTCTGCAGATTGGAAGTATGCTGCTGAGCAATTTGTGAGGCAACTTCCTGATAAAGTAATTGTGCACC GCAGTGAGTGCAACTATTCGAAATTGACATTTGATGGCGTTGATTTGATGGGTGAGAGGTTAGCTAAAGAG GTGTTGGCTGTTGTAAAAAATAAGCCTCAGGTGCAGAGGATCTCCTTTGTGGCTCACTCATTAGGTGGTCTTGTTGCGAGATATGCTGTTGCAAGGTTGTATCAAGAGTCACAGAAACTGGACTTATCAAGTTCTTCTGGGAAATCCTTAAGTAAAGAAAATTTGAATTCAGTGCCATCCCATGATCAACCTTCTGAAGCCAGAATTGCTGGACTGGAACCCATGAACTTTATAACAGTTGCAACACCACATCTTGGTTCAAGAGGAAATAAACAG CTCCCATTCCTTTGTGGTCTTCCTTTTCTTGAGAGAAGAgcatctcaaacagctcattTGATTGTTGGGAGGACTGGGAATCATCTTTTTCTCACAGACACTGACAATGGGAAACCACCCCTTCTCCTTCAAATGGTTAATGACTCTGATGACTTAAGATTCAT ATCAGCTTTACGCGCATTTAAGCGTCGCGTGGCATATGCAAATGCAAATTTTGACC ATATGGTTGGGTGGAGGACTTCATCAATCAGGCGTCAAAATGAACTTCCAAAG CCAAATTTGCTTGTCACAGATGAAAAATATCCACATATTGTGTATGTTGAGCAGCAACAAATGGAAAGTGCCTGTAATAGAACATCTACTGTTATTAGAGACCAAGCAATTGATTTGGAAG AGGAGATGATAAAAGGTTTGACTCAAGTACGTTGGGAACGTGTGGATGTTAGCTTTCACAAAAGCAGGCAGCGGTATATTGCTCATAGTACAATTCAG GTGAAGACATACTGGTTCAATTCTGATGGTGCCGATGTGGTCTTCCATATGATAGATAACTTCCTTCTGTAG